Proteins found in one Homalodisca vitripennis isolate AUS2020 chromosome 4, UT_GWSS_2.1, whole genome shotgun sequence genomic segment:
- the LOC124360513 gene encoding cuticle protein 18.6-like, translating into MAYLLTVVAACLATVHAGYLDAPALAVPTVATFTAPAQNYPRQYTAAYQPTYAAPAQVARVDEYDPNPQYSFAYNVQDTHTGDIKSQHESRDGDVVQGSYSLQEPDGSTRTVEYSADPHNGFNAVVRKDAGAHPSPPARRVSAVPVAYSAPIYTAPVARYTAPVARYTAPVARYSAPVQAYTTASVPTPTYAAPTYSVPSYPTQTYRAASYATPSYASYSGPAYPSRYY; encoded by the exons ATGGCTTATCTG TTGACTGTAGTAGCCGCCTGCTTGGCAACTGTACATGCCGGTTACTTGGACGCCCCCGCCCTGGCGGTCCCGACAGTAGCCACCTTCACAGCTCCCGCCCAGAACTACCCCCGTCAATACACTGCTGCCTACCAGCCGACGTACGCCGCCCCCGCCCAAGTCGCTAGGGTTGACGAGTACGACCCTAACCCCCAGTACAGTTTCGCCTACAACGTGCAGGATACTCACACCGGCGACATCAAGAGCCAACACGAGAGCCGCGACGGTGACGTCGTCCAGGGATCCTACAGCCTGCAGGAACCTGACGGCTCCACCAGGACTGTCGAGTACTCCGCCGACCCTCACAACGGGTTCAACGCCGTAGTACGCAAGGATGCTGGTGCTCACCCCTCCCCTCCTGCCCGCAGGGTGTCTGCCGTCCCCGTAGCCTACTCGGCTCCCATCTACACCGCCCCTGTGGCGAGGTACACCGCCCCCGTGGCGAGGTACACCGCCCCTGTGGCGAGGTACTCCGCTCCTGTCCAAGCTTACACCACCGCTTCCGTCCCCACTCCCACGTATGCCGCCCCCACGTACTCTGTTCCTTCCTACCCTACCCAGACCTACAGAGCCGCCTCTTACGCCACCCCCTCATATGCCAGTTACTCTGGCCCAGCTTACCCCTCCCGATACTACTAA
- the LOC124360512 gene encoding cuticle protein 21-like isoform X1 → MHPVPVISTIYTGRSVFPHHSPLTAHISSLDMAHQVLIVLCLVLAAVNAGKLAAPVAPYAAPYTAAGAYGGYRGYGRGYTPGAYGGAYAPGAYGGAYAAGAYGGAYAAGAYGGAYAPGAYAPGEYDPNPQYTFSYNVAEPLTGDFKDQEETRNGDVVQGRYSLLEADGSRRVVEYTADPVGGFNAVVSKEGGVAVPPGAAPGVTAPVPYARPGVAPYAGYAGRVAPYGAAPYAAAPYAAAPYAAAPYAAAPYAAAPYAAPYSAAAAPYRAW, encoded by the exons ATGCACCCCGTCCCTGTCATCTCTACTATATATACTGGCAGAAGCGTCTTCCCTCACCACTCACCACTGACCGCTCACATCTCATCACTGGACATGGCTCACCAG GTGCTCATAGTTCTCTGTCTGGTCTTGGCGGCAGTGAATGCCGGGAAACTCGCCGCCCCCGTTGCACCATATGCCGCACCCTACACAGCAGCTGGAGCTTACGGTGGATATAGAGGTTACGGTAGAGGTTATACTCCTGGAGCCTACGGTG GAGCTTATGCTCCTGGAGCCTACGGTGGAGCTTATGCTGCTGGTGCCTACGGTGGAGCTTATGCTGCTGGTGCCTACGGTGGAGCTTATGCCCCTGGGGCTTACGCTCCTGGCGAGTACGACCCCAACCCTCAGTACACATTCAGCTACAACGTCGCCGAGCCGCTGACTGGAGACTTCAAGGACCAGGAGGAGACCCGCAACGGAGATGTGGTACAAGGACGCTACAGTCTGTTGGAAGCCGATGGCTCCAGGAGGGTGGTAGAGTACACTGCTGATCCTGTTGGAGGATTTAACGCCGTCGTCAGCAAGGAGGGAGGAGTCGCTGTTCCTCCCGGTGCCGCCCCCGGTGTTACCGCCCCCGTTCCATATGCCCGACCAGGAGTCGCTCCCTACGCTGGTTATGCTGGCCGTGTTGCTCCTTACGGCGCTGCCCCTTACGCTGCTGCTCCTTACGCTGCTGCTCCTTACGCCGCTGCTCCTTACGCTGCTGCTCCTTACGCTGCTGCTCCCTATGCTGCTCCTTATTCCGCAGCTGCCGCTCCTTATCGTGCGTGGTGA
- the LOC124360512 gene encoding cuticle protein 21-like isoform X2, with product MHPVPVISTIYTGRSVFPHHSPLTAHISSLDMAHQVLIVLCLVLAAVNAGKLAAPVAPYAAPYTAAGAYGGYRGYGRAYAPGAYGGAYAAGAYGGAYAAGAYGGAYAPGAYAPGEYDPNPQYTFSYNVAEPLTGDFKDQEETRNGDVVQGRYSLLEADGSRRVVEYTADPVGGFNAVVSKEGGVAVPPGAAPGVTAPVPYARPGVAPYAGYAGRVAPYGAAPYAAAPYAAAPYAAAPYAAAPYAAAPYAAPYSAAAAPYRAW from the exons ATGCACCCCGTCCCTGTCATCTCTACTATATATACTGGCAGAAGCGTCTTCCCTCACCACTCACCACTGACCGCTCACATCTCATCACTGGACATGGCTCACCAG GTGCTCATAGTTCTCTGTCTGGTCTTGGCGGCAGTGAATGCCGGGAAACTCGCCGCCCCCGTTGCACCATATGCCGCACCCTACACAGCAGCTGGAGCTTACGGTGGATATAGAGGTTACGGTAGAGCTTATGCTCCTGGAGCCTACGGTGGAGCTTATGCTGCTGGTGCCTACGGTGGAGCTTATGCTGCTGGTGCCTACGGTGGAGCTTATGCCCCTGGGGCTTACGCTCCTGGCGAGTACGACCCCAACCCTCAGTACACATTCAGCTACAACGTCGCCGAGCCGCTGACTGGAGACTTCAAGGACCAGGAGGAGACCCGCAACGGAGATGTGGTACAAGGACGCTACAGTCTGTTGGAAGCCGATGGCTCCAGGAGGGTGGTAGAGTACACTGCTGATCCTGTTGGAGGATTTAACGCCGTCGTCAGCAAGGAGGGAGGAGTCGCTGTTCCTCCCGGTGCCGCCCCCGGTGTTACCGCCCCCGTTCCATATGCCCGACCAGGAGTCGCTCCCTACGCTGGTTATGCTGGCCGTGTTGCTCCTTACGGCGCTGCCCCTTACGCTGCTGCTCCTTACGCTGCTGCTCCTTACGCCGCTGCTCCTTACGCTGCTGCTCCTTACGCTGCTGCTCCCTATGCTGCTCCTTATTCCGCAGCTGCCGCTCCTTATCGTGCGTGGTGA